A stretch of Clostridia bacterium DNA encodes these proteins:
- the pdxS gene encoding pyridoxal 5'-phosphate synthase lyase subunit PdxS, producing MPEATVTEERGTWRVKKGLAEMLKGGVIMDVTTPEQAKIAEEAGAVAVMALERVPADIRAAGGVARMADPEIILRIEEAVTIPVMAKCRIGHFVEAQILEQLGVDYIDESEVLTPADEEFHINKHEFTVPFVCGARNLGEALRRIAEGAAMIRTKGEPGTGNIVEAVRHLRRINAEIRRVVAAPDEELVTIAKEYGAPVELVREVKRLGRLPVVNFSAGGVATPADAALMMQMGADGVFVGSGIFKSANPAAYARAIVRATTHYNDPEVLAEVSRNLGQAMPGLEMATLRPEDRMQDRSQ from the coding sequence ATGCCTGAAGCGACTGTGACTGAAGAGCGCGGAACTTGGCGCGTGAAGAAGGGCCTCGCCGAGATGCTGAAGGGCGGGGTCATCATGGACGTGACGACGCCCGAGCAGGCGAAGATCGCGGAGGAGGCCGGCGCCGTCGCGGTGATGGCGCTGGAGCGCGTGCCGGCGGACATCCGCGCCGCGGGGGGCGTCGCGCGCATGGCGGATCCGGAGATCATCCTGCGCATCGAGGAGGCCGTGACGATCCCGGTCATGGCCAAGTGCCGGATCGGGCACTTCGTCGAGGCGCAGATCCTTGAACAGCTGGGCGTCGACTACATCGACGAGAGCGAAGTGCTCACGCCGGCGGACGAGGAGTTCCACATCAACAAGCACGAGTTCACCGTGCCCTTCGTCTGCGGCGCGCGCAACCTCGGCGAGGCGCTGCGGCGCATCGCCGAAGGAGCGGCCATGATCCGCACGAAGGGTGAGCCCGGCACCGGCAACATCGTGGAGGCCGTCCGGCACCTCCGCCGCATCAACGCCGAGATCCGGCGCGTGGTCGCGGCCCCGGACGAGGAACTCGTCACGATCGCGAAGGAGTATGGCGCGCCGGTGGAGCTGGTGCGGGAGGTCAAACGGCTCGGCCGGCTGCCGGTCGTGAACTTCTCCGCGGGCGGCGTCGCCACGCCGGCGGACGCGGCGCTCATGATGCAGATGGGCGCGGACGGCGTGTTCGTCGGCTCCGGCATCTTCAAGTCCGCGAACCCGGCCGCGTACGCGCGCGCCATCGTGCGGGCGACGACGCACTACAACGACCCGGAGGTCCTGGCGGAGGTCAGCCGCAACCTGGGGCAGGCGATGCCCGGGCTGGAGATGGCGACGCTGCGTCCCGAGGACCGGATGCAGGACCGCAGCCAGTGA
- the pdxT gene encoding pyridoxal 5'-phosphate synthase glutaminase subunit PdxT — MKVGVLDLQGDVIEHVRALEAAGAEVVRVKRPRHLEGLRGLVIPGGESTTIGKLMAEYELIPAVRHAVSEGMAVFGTCAGAILLAADIAGSDQPRLGLMDMRVQRNAYGRQRESFEAEVSVSEIPGPPVKAVFIRAPIIERVGSPVKVLAEYGGQVVMARQGRLLAGTFHPELTDDRRVHQYFLRLCAEEPEDQGSGAGRDRLR; from the coding sequence ATGAAAGTCGGCGTTCTTGATTTGCAGGGCGACGTCATCGAACACGTGCGCGCGCTTGAGGCCGCCGGCGCGGAGGTCGTCCGCGTGAAGCGGCCCCGTCACCTCGAGGGCCTGCGCGGCCTCGTCATTCCCGGCGGCGAAAGCACGACGATCGGCAAGCTGATGGCCGAGTACGAACTGATCCCGGCCGTCCGCCACGCCGTCAGCGAGGGCATGGCCGTGTTCGGCACGTGCGCGGGCGCCATTCTCCTGGCGGCGGACATCGCCGGCAGCGACCAGCCCCGCCTGGGCCTGATGGACATGCGCGTGCAGCGCAACGCCTACGGCCGCCAGCGGGAAAGCTTCGAAGCGGAGGTCAGCGTTTCCGAGATTCCCGGGCCGCCCGTGAAAGCCGTCTTCATCCGCGCGCCGATCATCGAACGGGTCGGCTCGCCCGTGAAGGTGCTGGCCGAATACGGCGGCCAAGTCGTCATGGCACGTCAGGGCCGGCTCCTCGCGGGCACGTTTCACCCGGAGCTGACGGACGACCGGCGCGTGCACCAGTACTTCCTCCGCCTGTGCGCGGAAGAGCCTGAGGACCAAGGCTCCGGCGCCGGCAGGGACCGCCTG